The genomic interval ACGCCTAGGCGAAAGGATAGGGCCGGGCGACGTGGTTTGCCTGTTCGGCAATCTGGGCGCCGGCAAGACCACGCTCTCCCGCGGGGCGATCGAAGCCTGGACGGGCGCGGCGGAAGACGCGCCCAGCCCCACCTATACCTTAGTGCAGACCTATGATGGCCCGCGCGGCGAACTCTGGCATGTGGACCTCTATCGACTGAAGCAACCGGACGACGCCTGGGAGCTAGGGCTGGAGGACGCATTCGCTTACGCCGCGTGTCTGATCGAATGGCCAGAGCGCCTGGGCGCGCAGCTGCCACGCGATCGGCTCGACATTGCACTCACGCCGGCAGACGAAGGGCGTACGGCGAAGCTCAATGCGCATGGCGCTTGGAGAGAGAAGCTTGGAACGATCTGAAGCGCTGGCGAAATTGCTTGGCGAGACTGGTTTCGCCGACGCCGAGCGCGTGCCGCTCGCAGGCGATGCCTCAACGCGCCGCTATGAGCGCCTGACGCTGCCACATCGTCGCGCGATCCTGATGGATGCGCCGAAGAGTGCGGAAAGCGCGCCGTGCCCGCCGGGCGCCACGCCAGCCGAGCGCCGCACCATGGGTTGGAACGCGACCTCGCGCCTGGCGGCTTCGCGCGTGGAAGCCTTCGTTGCGGTCGCCGCGTATCTCGAAAGCCTGGGCCTAGCGCCGCCGCGTATTTATGGCGCCGATTGCGACGCCGGTTACGCCGTGATCGAGGATTTGGGCGACGGGCTCTACGCCAACGTCATCCCTGACGGTGTCGA from Vitreimonas flagellata carries:
- the tsaE gene encoding tRNA (adenosine(37)-N6)-threonylcarbamoyltransferase complex ATPase subunit type 1 TsaE: MTAQNLVDSREIALPDAAATVALGRRLGERIGPGDVVCLFGNLGAGKTTLSRGAIEAWTGAAEDAPSPTYTLVQTYDGPRGELWHVDLYRLKQPDDAWELGLEDAFAYAACLIEWPERLGAQLPRDRLDIALTPADEGRTAKLNAHGAWREKLGTI